The Lactuca sativa cultivar Salinas chromosome 2, Lsat_Salinas_v11, whole genome shotgun sequence genome includes the window gattttatgtgatagtggtagtatggggaatagtccccatatccggtcgatagggccaaggggtaggtcggcaccctagtATGCCTGATAATATGATTACGTTATGCTTTTTATAAGGTAGTAGTGAGGGTGAAATAGTCACCGTAACCagttgagataaaccggaggggtaggtcggacaccttGGTATGTTTGacaagggtaggttaggcaccctagTATGTCTAgcaagggtaggttgagcaccccgatatgctcagcagggtaggtcgggcatccAGATATGCCTAGTAGTATGtgttatgtttggtatgtggtatgatgggggtacttactaagctttgtgcttatagttttcatttttgtttcaggtacctcttcagtgaaaggggaaggagttggcacgGTAGCTATGCATTACAAACACACAACATTTCCACACTACGacattcttgggattgtactatgatattattaCTATTTTCATGATATAGTTTTGAGACATGTGATATGGTTTTGATGAAACGACATGACTTAatgatgttttcttataaatgttttcTAAATCACTATATcggaaatgaaatttttggtcttgaaaattgggatgttacaacatggcccacctgatcacagTGATAGAAAATCCTAGTGTTGGGTACTAGAGCCTGCTAATGGCAGTTCCTCGCGATGTGGTCCTacctgccacatttgtggcatctgGAAGAAGATCGACTAGCACCATCATTAAAATTGGCACACTTACCAAAAGTGTGGCCTATCTGACTTCCAGATCTCACATCAGTGGCCTTGAACTGCTTCGTCACAGTCTGTGACTACACCAGGGCCTACCTTTGCTCCCATTTTTGGAGCTCTATCTCAGTCTTACGCTTCCTAGCAGCCTCTAGCGAATCCACCAGTGAACCATAGCATAGCACACACATAAACGAGCGGAtatccatcttgagcatgctcaagcaCCGAGTCATATGACCTAGCTTAGAAGCCACAAACTCATGGAAAAACATGGCACTCtctgtaaacatcttggtgatctccatcaccgactttGTCCCCTACACACATCCAAGTACTCCTGTGCCAACCTCACCCGCTTTACCAATGGAACATATCTCGAGCGGAACATCTCAGAGAATTGCTCCCATGATATTGCAGCTCGCTGTTCTAGGGTGTATAAACTAGTAACCAACCTTCACCAGGCCTTCGCTCCAGACTGAAGAAGGTTCAGagcgcacttgaccttctggtcagctgggcaagagcaagtaaagaaacatccctcaacatctgGCAGCCACCTCATGGTAAAGATTGACTCCTGAACCCCATCAAACACCGGAGgattcgtattgtcgaagtcccgatactagaaAACCCTCCCAGCGGCAATCCCTGTCATAACGACGGCCGCAGTAGCTGCAGCAACGACAGACTTAGAAAGTACAATGTATCAGTCGTCGATGAACTCCATCatagcggtcttaatagacccaaacaactctgTTATCTGCTCTCGGATAATAGAAACAATCACCTCACGAATGATCTCCCTAACCCGTTCCTCAGTCAATCTTGGCCCATCATGTCCACCTATTCCAGCTCCTGATCCAAATACTGACTCAAATTTCCTGGTaaacaccatactgaaaataaaccaagGATATATCAGATAAAACACATATCATACCATAGAAATCATTCCCCAACAAAATCGCAGGGTTTGTGACTTCGTAGGCGTAcaggtccatactaccttccgcacctaccGGTATTTGTCTTAgagatcatcacaacaaccctagcAACACACACTAGAATCCACACATACACCTTATTCTCACTTCTTAGAGAAAGGCTAGACATCCCTCGACCGGTCATCTAACTCCacataactcatccatgaaacttccaccaaccccacAACACTCACGTATTCTAATCATACATAACGCAagatcctatagacagtcgaataattgattctaccctaagcccacaactagaaaaggaacaggaaataaggcgaaatAAAACTTTCTCATTCTACAAAATCTTACTTATCTACAATTTTGACGAATACACTAAggaactacagtaatgatgtcaattccatataaggaagaaccctaggctaccAGGCATCATATAATTAAACAGTTCTATCATACAATTCCTGAAGATTCCAAGCCTCTCACTAGTATGTTGTTCGAACAtaacacaatatcaaataacagtgtggtaacttgaggtctacttactggctccggctgatcgtacacatcacaccctttcttgattatttttgaaaatcattttaaaacccTTGTAGTTCCTTAGTTTGACactagattcacacgagtgttcctatAATTcgctcaaatcaaggctctgataccaacttgcaacaTCTAAAAAAtcccaaccaatttaaacttttcaaatcaacccatttactaataaaaTTGAATACAAATCCATTGTTTCCAAAATAttattcaaaaaatatttttcgtaagatcaacaacataaaatcaggatgtgtacggtcacaccttggccttcccacgatcctcaaaAGTACCTCAAACCATAGCCAAAAAACTATAAGCCAACACGtagtgatttcccccaaagtaccacaaaAAAAAACACATATCATAAACGAACAAGCATGTTGGGTCCTATCAGTCATTAGACTAGAATACCCATAGGTCCACAGCCTTCAAGCTGGATTACCCCCTCCTGGCCCAATCAATCATTggattggaatgccaatatacaacaggTCTACTCAGTCGTCGGACTGAAACACTTATACACAACATGCTCTTTCAGTTATTGGATTAGAATACCCTCAGGTCcactcagtcatcggactggaataccacTGATCTTTTGACTCACGCGCAAAGCAGTAAAGTCTCAACCCAACAAAACTtgtcgacatataacaaataacaaactGAATAAATAGACAGATACTCATGCAGCCAGAaatcataggtagtcctacagatctaccagtctatGCATATAAGCAActatcatacaatcatataggtTTATCCCATACTCATCATATCATAAATCAGTGTATAATAGGATATCAACCCAATGGGCTAGCCGTGGTGCCTTCGatccgtaagtacagtgaggaaaactcaccttactGTTTGACGAAAGGCTAAACGAGCAACTACTCCAAAATTGACTCTACGGGTCACCTATTCAACAGGTAAAGACCAAGACTAAACTATTTCTCATAATACCCAAAATTccctaaagtcaaacttgttaaacctaggtcaaagtcaaagtcaaagtcaacatgttAAGAAAAGTCAAGTCAGACcgagtacaccccacgtactcagctcgtacgctgCGCTTACTCGCAATTCAGATTAGGCTCCCATTAGGTGTACGTAAgctacgcccaacatacacaatGGCATGATAACTTCATTTTAAGGGCTTAATTCATTAAATCGCTACGTCCAATTTTCGTTCTTAGCCCCAAATGGCATcccaaaccataaagtttccaactttattgtTCTATATGTCTAAATCAAGCTGAACAACAAAAACCTAACTTATTTAACCATTAAAGCTCTTAATAGATTGCATGAAGGAATCTCAGGGGTAAGATTAtatttttatgactcaaaacaCAGAAACACATCCAAAAGGATAACCCAACCGTTCTATAACATGCTATGCACAAGATGGACATATTTGGGGACAAAAAGCTCATATTATCATCATGTAACTACATTTAGCAACTTAATCATCAGGGTGGGATGTTTTTACCTTTTGGAGGTGGAGAATGATGCAAAACATCCAGATCCAATCTTGCTTCTAGCTTCTAGGGTTCaccaccacctccttcctccTTTGAAAATACAAAAACACACTTAAAGATTAAATGCAATAAAAGGGGCTTGGGTTTGCTAGGAAACATATCAAATGATGGTGGCTGGGAATGGGGTGAGAAAACGGTGCTTAAGGATcaataaatagggtccaaaccctcaagattagggtttttgtccatacagagtacgcccaacatactcaaaaCGACGTCGTTTCCATTAAGAGACCTTATGCCCCACGTACCTTGCTGGTATGCGCCGCGTACACGTGTTTCTCCCAAAAATTACAACAATGCCAATACGGTCCATTTTGCAAACAAAACTCATTCCAATGGTCAAAATGAAACATTTCCTCACACTAGGGTTTAATTTAAGGATACCTCATCGTTGAGATGTTACACACGACATATGTAGTCATCATTCTCCCACTTTGATCTCCTTTTTGATACTTCCAAAGTTCCATATTTAGTGAGTTTAGGCATAAGGCTACTCAACACATACACCGCTTTCAGAGTAGTAAGGAGGAAATGTATCTTCTTCTTCCATCTACGAAAATCTTACCCTTCAAATTTCTCCGACTTGTCAAACTTGTTCGTCATGTCCATCACAAATTCTCCATTCGCCATTTTCACTTAATACTTTATTTGTTGATAGAAATCTTAGGTAAAATCGACTGCTTTGAACAAACTAAAATTTTTGATAGACTTTCAAATTGTACTATTTTGATGGTACAATCGAAATCTCAATTTGAATAAAATTCAATGATTCATTAATAGAGAGAATGGAAGATGTTATGTTCTTGTGTGTAccaaaattatgacaaaaaacAGAATAATAATTCCTTTATGTGCAAACCGCCAGAGCTGTCATAAGGCAATTTCCAAAGTGTCCCATGACTGCCACTAAAAATGGGTTCTAGACAAGGGTCAATATAAAGGTCAAAACCGAGTCAATTCTCTTAaattttttatacatgttttctatAAGTCTTGAACCCAGCCAGGAGCTCTATCCATTGGACCTCCTCAGGGTTGCCACCCTTTGGACCCTACTACCAGGGatgctgcccccggacccccgttggtttcaaggcttcaccCTTAAATGACACTATACTTTGAATCATGAATAAACCtgaacaagtgtgcactccacaCCACCCTTATTGTTCAATGTTTATCGAGATTGCATTGGTCAATAAACAATACATTACACTAAATAACTTTAATAACATAAATCACCAAAAAAAAATAGAACAAGTTTACATTTCACAGATGAGATGAAAAGTCAACATCTTTTAACCTTATGATTAGACTCATTTATCTTTAGGACAATAGGAATTACAACTGGTTTTAGGCTCCAAATTTTTCTCTCTTAAATAACCTTTCTTTCAACAACATGATCTTTAATACTATTTACCGAATATCCAAATAAACTATAAGAATTAAgagaataaaaaatataaaaacaagagtaaattattgaaatcgtccttatggtttgattaaaatttcacgtttggtccctaacttttcttTTGCACTCAGATCGttcctgtggtttgattttgttgtatttttcgtccctgtggtttgattttgttgcatttttcgtcccttacatacataaagttagggaccaaacatgcaattttgaccaaaccatagggacgaaaaatgcaacaaaatcaaaccacagggacgatccgagtgcaaaataaAAGTTAGGGTCAAAATATGCAATTTTAACCAgaccacagggacgatttcaataatttactctaaaaacaATGCAAGAGGTTAAAGCAGCTAACTAATTAAACTCTCAGGAATACTTTCAAGACCCTTATTCATATTTCCAACATTAATATGAAAGTATGTGTCTCTTACCTCACTATTGAATTGTTTTACATCTTTTATTGCTTTCTTTAAATCGCTAGTCAAACCTTATGTCAAAACATGGCAATATATATCTTATTTATATGCTTGCATCATTTAACAACTACTTATTATTCATATGTATAAAATTACATTATCGAATTATTATGCATTGTAAGACAAATTCATTTATCAAGTCATTAGAGAGATAAAGTCACATGCCAATAAAGGTGAAGATGTCAATAGTGCATTAAGAAATAAGTGAAATAAGCATAATTTatagtttttgagctttgataataaaatatttatcattCAGATTATGGAGGAAAAAACAAATATGTATAGTTTACTTACTCAATTGAAGTCCATAGCAATCTATACAACATATCAACTTGTCATATCACAAAAAGTGAAATGTCAATCCGATGGGAGTTTATATGTTTTTATGCGGATAAACATGATGTATGTTTGAACAATAGTTTTGGAAGACCTTGATGTATTGACAACACTCTAAATTATTTTTTGTGGTTGTTGTGATTAAAGGCAGTTTATGCTATGGAACTGAAAATTTTAGGGTGATTTTGATGTAGAAGTTATGTTTCAATGGAATTTAGTTGCTCTAATGTGGGCTTGGTTGTTGTATCGAAGTAAATTACTTAAGGGTTTATAAGTTTTGCTCAACATTTATAAAGTTTGGGGTATATCTACACACTTAATCATTAGTGCTAGTACtctaagtaataataataataataacaaacagATACCCTATACTATAGGATAAAAGAAACTTAATGAATATAATGAGCTATGTACCTAGAACAATAAGCATTCTTCAACATTTGAGCCATAGACCGGCTCAACAACAAACGTCTTTAGAAAGACAAGCAAACACATGAATAATATAGAGTGTTGTCACTACATTAAGTACATTAAGGTCGTACAAAAGTATTTTATTTGTTAACCTTTACTAACAAGACCATACATATTTGATGATTAGAAATTTGAATAACTAAACACTAGAAATAAACATTCAACAACTTATTACTCATGGATAGGGACATAGTTGAACTGCAACCCGAATTAACTTAGAGCATTAACAAATCCCTCTCGACCTACTGATGTCTGATCCAAGAAGAAATAGCCAATGACGAAACATTACCTCACCAAGATCGACCAAACATAAACCTAGGACATTGtccaaaaatcaaagaaagaGTCTGTGATTGTCATATACCTATATAAATTAGGACTAATTTAATGTCCCTCGTGATTTTTTCCCCTCGGCCGTTTCACTTGCCACACAACAACTAGGTCATCGAGCCGTGGCATATGTGAAGCCATTAAGGATCTCAAAGAAGCGAGAGTATCCACCATTGATGTTCCTGTTTGGAGTTGTTTACGATTATCGATAAAGAAGCAGACACTATGAAACTTATACTccgctaatttttttttttttttttttttttttttttttttttgtaatcatCATGAGAGGAAAAGAGAGCGATACACAGGAGATGAGGGTATTTTTGAAGCTGAATGAAAACCACAACCTATATATATCCTCGAAAATAAGAAGATGATAAGTTTTTCTTGATGACAGACAAAATTGAAAAGAAATATctagtttttttttctaattttattttataaccgTAAATAACAATGTAATTTTATGTGTGTTGTGAATTTTACAAAAAGATGGCATCATTTATGACGGACAAGCATATCTATCATAAATCTCTAAAATTTTACATAAGATGACATAATATTTATGACAGGCTTTTGTCATAAAAATgatgtatgtgttcatatgtcATTAAAGACATTTTTTATAATAATGAAAAATCTTCTCTGGtacaaaaaataattaaatattttatttccaAATTATTCATTTTACTAACTAAATAACAAAATCTATTCTAATATATGAatgtttttttgccacttgtcactcTTATTTAAtatgtcaaatgtcattttatgattattttgaattatttttttccacatgttattttataagtttttttgtgtttttttaaattgcacataatactttaatataaattgcaataaatataataataaatggatatcaatgtAATTAATAAACttactttttaatttcaaaattctcaaaattaaagctcattagtgtttttttaatttaaaagataaaaaatatttccattataataattcattatttttttatattcttataaatttaaagttcttaaatatttagagctttatatttaatctttttttaattaacttataTAATTCATGGGTCACAGAACTAGTGTTATAATAAATGTTACAGATTAAAAATAATTAAGATatgtattataaattataaatgtaAAATGGAATATATTACATTGATGTTAGAAGATAATTGCTCAATTTAacacaaacaaaaataaatagagTTTTTATATTGAATATTGATGAAGATCACATAATTATTTGCATATTATTTAGGCCGAAGCTCAAAGCCCTCCACGATAAGACCACTCTTCCAGTTTCGTTGTGTAACCTCCTCAAACGCCATCTCAACTTCCCCATCATCTCCTTCATTGCACTCAAATTCTCCCAACTTCATCTCCATCCACCCATCATTTCTTAAGCAAGGAAACACGTAGTTTTCTTGCTGAAACTGCGGTCTTCGAAGATAAACATTTTCAGTCTCCATTTCTGTCCCACCATAACTTACCTTTGTTTTTGCAGGCACAGCAAGTCCCCTGGTATCCTGAGTCGTTTGAAAGACAAGAAACACGACATATGTACTCTTTTGTGACAGCATCTCAGCTGCTATTTTTCCTTGGATCCCAAGCGAGTATCCTTCTCTAAGTATGCACACTTCTGGGAACCTGCACAATTGGCAATGTATATGGTTATCAAATTGTAGCGTACAACGTGCATGACtctaatgagagagagagagagagagagagagagagagagagagaccttgaTTCAGTTATATGTTCCCATTCCCAGTATCGAGGTTCATCTTGCCATGCAATTGATAACTCTTTTGCTCCCAACATATAGCACTTTTTCCCACTCTCCTTATCTAGATGGAAGCTCTGTTTATGACATTATATTAAACCAAATCATAagaattaaatttatttatttatttattttgcaaaACTTGGGCCTTTTCTGAAATAATTTGCAAAAATAGTGTACTTTTGGTTTCCTTTGCAAAAATAAGGTTATTGCCCACCATTCATATACTTAAATGATATTGAAGTTGTTATTCAAGATTTGAagttaaattgaaaaaaataactaATTGCATATGTTTTATTTTTATGCTTCTTTTGCAAAAGttgaaatttgttaaaaacaaTCCGTCGTTTAATGATGAAAAATAAGATATAACTTGTACAAATCAAAAATTGATATCGAAGAAGTTGTTCAAGTCAGATTGCAAAAAATGAACGTAAACTTATTCAAAAGTATAAATTTTTGTAGCTGTTCTCATTAAATTTAAACAATGATATCCGTAGTATAAATAATATCtaattctgaaaaaaaaattcCACACTTCATGAGTTGACTTCTGGGGAAATTTTCATATAATTGGACACGACAGATTGAATAGAAcagtttgaaaatgaaaaagGAAATAAGATGATCGATTTACCAAATAGGCATGATCGAGGATGATATGTGAGTCCGATAAGGAGAAGTACAGTTGCTTTTTAGAGCCAAAAACGACCACCGGTGAAACCGCTCTCCCAATGATTTCACGGTAATCAGGTGGCAGAAACCGCTCCCAAACAGGGTCGGAATCTGCTGCTGTGTTGAATCCTTTGGAGATGGAGGCAGCTCTGCACACATCCCTAGGTGAAGTTAGTGATAATATCTCCGATAAGCAGCCTTCCGGCAACACCGAGATACTGGCTGCTTCGTTCATCTGATCTccgtgtctgtgtgtgtgtgtttactaATGGCGAATCATAAACTTCTTTTATGGTATGTTTAAAATTGATAAATTCCTCCACTCAAGGCCTCAACAACTCACGttgatttaaattttttttttccagcTTGCCCTCTAATCCGTATCAGGAAGTCttctgagtttttttttttttttttttttttttttttttttttttttaaattcaaatagCTTT containing:
- the LOC111893874 gene encoding F-box protein At2g02240; the encoded protein is MNEAASISVLPEGCLSEILSLTSPRDVCRAASISKGFNTAADSDPVWERFLPPDYREIIGRAVSPVVVFGSKKQLYFSLSDSHIILDHAYLSFHLDKESGKKCYMLGAKELSIAWQDEPRYWEWEHITESRFPEVCILREGYSLGIQGKIAAEMLSQKSTYVVFLVFQTTQDTRGLAVPAKTKVSYGGTEMETENVYLRRPQFQQENYVFPCLRNDGWMEMKLGEFECNEGDDGEVEMAFEEVTQRNWKSGLIVEGFELRPK